In the genome of Stigmatopora nigra isolate UIUO_SnigA chromosome 7, RoL_Snig_1.1, whole genome shotgun sequence, the window ccatcatTACCTTAATGGCGACTCTGGTGTGTTTGACTAATCTGTCGCAGGCGTCTGTTTGTTATCATCAATTTCCAATGGCTTTCGGGCTAGCGTCTCGAGTTAGCTAGCATCCGCCGGGGCATGAAGTGACGTCACGCACAAACAGGAAACTATAAATAGATTTACTCGTCATTTCATTCACATGTAGTTTTTCTGTGCTCAAATTTGTCATAAGTGTTTGCCTGTgaaattatataataaaaatcatTCGGCAAAATTTCGGCGCAGTTGCGTCCTAACAAGTTAACCGAAGGGTATTACtggattattatattatttatttatattgtctttaacaaatgtgtatttatattttattcgtaatgacatttgtttttatttatgtgaCTAATTCCATCAATTTCACTTTTATGTTAATGTAAAGTATATTCTACTATAAACTGGTCGAACTGAACCCAACCACAATAtctttttaaagccttttcgATGAGTAAATATTTCAATGGCACAAAGTCAAAGAAAAGCTTTTCGCAGGAGCCATTTTTTCGACATTcgtttttctttggaaaacgAAAGTTGCTGCGTCACGGTTGCGTCAGCCAGCACCATAccaacgaagaagaagaagcaacaGCAGCTCGGAAGCGGCGCGCTCGAAGCAACATGGCTAACATGCAGGAGGCGAAAACTCGGGCGGAATTTGAGGATTTGCTTGGCAAAAGCGGCCCACGGCTCACCGTGGTCCACTTCCAAGCGTCGTGGGCTCCGCAATGCGACCTCATGAACGAAGTCATGGTGGAGCTGGCCAAGGAGCAAGCCGACGCCACGTTCGTCAAGCTGGAGGCCGAAGCCGTCCCGGAAGTCTCGGAGAAGTACACCGTGACTTCGGTGCCCACTTTCGTCCTCTTTAAAGGCGGCGCGCAGGTGGACCGCCTGGACGGAGCCAACGCTCCGGAGCTCACCAAGAAGGTCCGACGCCTGGCCGCCTCCTCGGGAGCCCCGGATCCTCCGGAGTCCTCCGGCGGAGCCCCGTCGGACTTGAACGAGCGCCTGAAGAAGCTGGTCAATGCGGCGCCTTGCATGCTCTTCATGAAGGGCACCGCGCAGGAGCCCCGCTGTGGCTTCAGCCGCCAGATAGTGGCCCTCCTCCGCGAGAGGAACGTGGCCTTCAGCACCTTCGACATCCTGTCCGACGACGAGGTGCGCCAGGGCTTGAAGACCTTCTCCAACTGGCCCACCTACCCGCAGCTGTACTCCAAGGGCGAGCTGGTGGGAGGCCTGGACGTGGTCAAGGAGATGGCCGAGTCCGGCGAGCTGGACGGCGTCCTGCCCGAGGCGCCGTCCCTGGAACGCCGGCTCAAGGAGACCATCAACCTCGGCCCGGTGGTGCTCTTCATGAAGGGGAACAGGGAGGAGGTCCGCTGCGGCTTCAGCCGGCAGATCGTGGAGATCCTCAACGGCGCCGGGGTGGACTACCAGACCTTCGACATCCTGAGCGACGAGGAGATCCGGCAGGGGCTCAAGACCTACTCCAACTGGCCCACCTATCCGCAGCTCTACGTGAAGGGCGAGCTGGTGGGCGGCTTGGACATCGTCAAGGAGCTCCGGGAGAGCGGGGAGCTCGAAAGCGTGCTCCGGGGTGGCTCTTAGGACGCACGGCGACCAATCCCtttgaagtgggaggagccGCCGGACGACTTCCGACGTTGGATTGGACGTCACTGGCGAGAAACTGGTTTAAAATGACGGACAAAGCGATTAAGACCTTTCCTCGCCCCTACCCACGTGGCCTCTTaccggccatgttggta includes:
- the glrx3 gene encoding glutaredoxin 3 — translated: MANMQEAKTRAEFEDLLGKSGPRLTVVHFQASWAPQCDLMNEVMVELAKEQADATFVKLEAEAVPEVSEKYTVTSVPTFVLFKGGAQVDRLDGANAPELTKKVRRLAASSGAPDPPESSGGAPSDLNERLKKLVNAAPCMLFMKGTAQEPRCGFSRQIVALLRERNVAFSTFDILSDDEVRQGLKTFSNWPTYPQLYSKGELVGGLDVVKEMAESGELDGVLPEAPSLERRLKETINLGPVVLFMKGNREEVRCGFSRQIVEILNGAGVDYQTFDILSDEEIRQGLKTYSNWPTYPQLYVKGELVGGLDIVKELRESGELESVLRGGS